TGCTGGTCACTGTGATGATCTTGTGGCTAACACGTAGCCCCAGGCGTGCATTGGCGGCTCTGGCGGCGGCAGGGGTCGCTGTGTCGCCGTGGGTGACCTATTCCCTCATAACCTTCGGCACGGCGTTTGCGACCGACAACAGCGGCATTGCCACCGCGCTGGACCCGGCCGCCTATGTCACCGATTGGTGGCCAGCGCCGCAACCGGGTCTGGCCGATGATCCTGCGGCATGGGCTGCGCGCGTGGCTGCCAATGTGTTGGGGTATGCCTATACAGGTGCGACGCTGCTGCCGACGGGCATGGGGCTGACTGCGGCAGCGTTTCTGGCACCTGTTGGGGCGCTTGCTGCCCTTGCGGGCGTGCGACCGCGCGGGAATGATAGCCTGAAGTCGCTGACCTGTTTTGCTGTGATCACCGCGCTGCTGTTGGCGCCGCAGGTGCTGACTGGCTATCTTGAACACCGCTATTTCGCAGCGTTAATCTGGGCCGGACTGCTGTCAGCAGGATGCTGGGGCCTTGCTCAAGCACGCACGCTACATCAGCGCATGCTTACGGCGCGATTGGCCTTTGCAAGCGTAGCTTTGGCGCTCGCCGCATTGACAACTACGCAAGTCGTTCAAGCAGTGAGCGCGGGTCGGATAGATCGAGCGCAATGGGCGGGCTTCGATACGCCCGACGATCTGCGCGTGCTGCAAGCCTGCGTGCAAGATAATCCTCGGGCGCGAATTCTGGTGCTGGGCGATGACAAGTTCGCCGCTCGCGCTGGAGCCTTGGGCGGGTTTGCGACCATGATGGAGCCGCGCAACATGGAAGACGGGCGGCTTGGATCCCACGGCAGTCGCGCATTCCTGGCCGCATGGAAAGTCGATTACGTGCTCTCCAGAGACTCGGCACGTACGCGATGGGCGAGGGCGAACCTTCCTGTCGCCCGAGCTACAGGCTGCCCGCTTCCCCTCTATCGGGTAACGCGATGATGGGAAAAGCAGGCTTTGGCAAAAGACGGCTCATCGCTCGCTTGCTGGATAGCGGGTTCCCGGCGGCGAAAGGCGGAACGCTGTCGGCCGGCCCGCGGCCCAGCAAGGGCACCTCTTGACCCAATGTCGGTCGTTCGCGTCCGCCGGACTGAACGTCTGGTTCCCCCAGACACCGGCAGTCCCGAACGTAAACGAAGCGGGCTGGGCTCGATGTCATCGCCCCACTTTTGCAGCGATCGCAAAGGCCGCCGCCATCAGGCCGCAGACCGCTATCGCGGTGAACATTGCAGGGATGCCGCCCAAGCTATCAAGCCACCCGAGCGAAGCAGAACCCATGGCTCGCCCCAGATTGGCGATGGCCATGAACACCGCGAATTGAGTCGCTGCAACCGCTGGCGCGCAAAGCCGCATGGACAGAGCGCCTCCTGTCACGCCCCTCAACACGAACATGGCCTTGAAAGCGAAGATCGAACAAATGAACACTGCCGAGTTGGACCACTCGGATTTCAGCGCCAGCATGGCCAGTGCGATGGCTGCCGTCGCCGCAGCACAAAGGATGAAGCTGCGCCTCGCCCCCAACCACGATGCGGCATGACCAAACAAGATTATGGCAGCAAGGCCGGCAACAAGCGAGGCTGTGCTGGCCCAGCTGCTGTATGTTGATTTTTCCCAATCGAGGATGTTGGCCGAGAAAAGCGGAGCAAGCCCCAAGAAGATGCCGGTCGCACCGCAAACGGCAACCATGGCGGGCATGAGGATCAAGGTTTGCCGCGTGAACATCACACGGAACAGATTGTGGATGATCGGCATGAAAGCACCAAGATGAATGTCGAGATTGCGCTGAGACGCTTGCCCGGCCGTCCAAGGCAACAACCGTTCACCGGGGCGTTCGCGCAGTAGAATGACCAGGATCAGGATCGTGGCAACCAGCACCGCCATTGTCATGGCTGCGGCCGCAAGACTGTAATAGGCGATCAAAAATCCACCCACACCGCCGCCTGCGGCCATGCCCAAGGCCTGACCACCGAACATGGTGCCATTGGCCTTTTCGATTTCGTCCTCCGGCAGAATGTCGACCGCCAACCCATCCACCGCGACATCCTGCGTCGCGGACGACAAACCGATGACGAACGCAAGGCCGGCA
This DNA window, taken from Porphyrobacter sp. ULC335, encodes the following:
- a CDS encoding MFS transporter is translated as MATQALSMLPAKPFALTEHRNLRIATLFLLYFAQGLPFGFIEFAMLAWLAQNGVSAAAIGSVLAALALPWTFKLAYGFIMDRYAFLPMGRRRPWIISGQLGLVAAFAAMAIANPSPAQIGLIAGLAFVIGLSSATQDVAVDGLAVDILPEDEIEKANGTMFGGQALGMAAGGGVGGFLIAYYSLAAAAMTMAVLVATILILVILLRERPGERLLPWTAGQASQRNLDIHLGAFMPIIHNLFRVMFTRQTLILMPAMVAVCGATGIFLGLAPLFSANILDWEKSTYSSWASTASLVAGLAAIILFGHAASWLGARRSFILCAAATAAIALAMLALKSEWSNSAVFICSIFAFKAMFVLRGVTGGALSMRLCAPAVAATQFAVFMAIANLGRAMGSASLGWLDSLGGIPAMFTAIAVCGLMAAAFAIAAKVGR